A part of Vigna radiata var. radiata cultivar VC1973A chromosome 11, Vradiata_ver6, whole genome shotgun sequence genomic DNA contains:
- the LOC106777017 gene encoding protein LURP-one-related 17-like yields the protein MRVFPRLRSLSRAVHQEQEQEHDEEEKNNVEQLSTSLTVWRKSLVMSCKGFTVIDSCGNLVYRVDNYIGRPNEVTLMDASGKSILTMFRRRRLGLLEEWFVYEGEVGNIRRRSKLSKPSKSPICCVRRHVNILHGNSNVLAYVFRGVSHSDKRCVAFTVEGSYANRTCKVLDECRRVVAEIKRKEANTKNVSFGIEIFQLVVHSGIDPAFAMALVLLLDQMFS from the exons ATGAGGGTGTTTCCTAGACTCAGATCCCTGTCGAGAGCAGTTCATCAGGAACAAGAACAAGAGCATGACGAGGAGGAGAAAAACAACGTAGAACAGTTGAGCACGTCCCTGACAGTTTGGAGAAAATCCTTGGTGATGAGTTGCAAAGGATTCACTGTCATCGATAGTTGTGGGAATTTGGTGTATCGGGTCGACAATTATATTGGTCGACCCAACGAAGTCACTCTCATGGATGCCTCGGGAAAATCTATTCTGACCATGTTCCGCCGCAGG AGGCTTGGATTGTTGGAAGAATGGTTTGTGTATGAAGGGGAAGTGGGGAACATTAGAAGGAGAAGTAAATTGTCTAAGCCATCAAAGAGTCCAATTTGTTGTGTAAGGAGGCATGTCAATATTTTACATGGAAACTCCAATGTTCTGGCCTACGTCTTCCGTGGAGTCTCACATTCAGATAAACGGTGTGTGGCGTTCACTGTAGAGGGTTCCTACGCAAATCGTACGTGTAAGGTGTTGGATGAGTGTAGAAGGGTGGTGGCTGAAATCAAGAGGAAGGAAGCTAACACCAAAAACGTCTCTTTTGGGATAGAGATTTTTCAGTTGGTTGTGCATTCTGGCATTGATCCAGCCTTTGCCATGGCACTCGTCTTACTCCTCGATCAAATGTTTTCGTGA
- the LOC106776595 gene encoding uncharacterized protein LOC106776595, whose translation MKYDVELSSGNEFLETQLCKNSSQLLSLEGKELSENVPSGNDKSCPEVEEAMSLQQITTKVSRNGSSCSKRPRMSESEKFSSLNKPEESRDASERLGSDHIKKKSQFPKQKSHSTKCGEKRNIKVASSTAKCGSSLKSGATVFVSACGGNNFFGLYGLKHDIHDVTKLMDVPSLDGLLRGTFDCLSLSEDVRKKTSNTSGSIFDSVRKACSLLQLPKSVQSKNMDHIDSSFYKMSDSQMSLFSAVESNGIKDKEQSCPSDMSACHKDLCTENKNSSSLLDFPLYQPKDVMERIAVPRSQDLDSLLLDESKPVVPKKNSNNLRSGKQVSDQPSLPTFPWSHAFGSHSRTNSDIGKLSTSRSTCQGKWARIGSIASSTDIGRGCFTNLDSFSYDQSLVPSTSSSSHKDCPSLFAILPFCQWNSSSSVTRPKGFEATTDGHCPRLLEAAEILCEMATNSRGQNPYGIMRSQKKTLHKNMKGKNLKPTANHEEMSSAPTSVVGSNLMSRYVDPIIPAKKPRVSTVEYRNGVRSHYNNKGPYSSKSSMPLPSKPVRDLIKENKHSTATILKELTMMHPTNRILDKSKAYVSQFKVQKLGLVDWKRGKDK comes from the exons ATGAAATATGATGTTGAACTTTCCTCTGGAAATGAATTTCTAGAGACTCAACTGTGTAAGAATTCTAGTCAGCTTCTCAGTCTTGAGGGTAAGGAGTTGTCTGAAAATGTGCCTAGTGGAAACGACAAAAGTTGTCCTGAAGTCGAAGAAGCTATGTCATTACAACAAATAACAACAAAAGTTAGCCGGAATGGTAGTTCGTGTTCAAAGAGACCAAGGATGTCTGAATCAGAAAAATTCTCAAGCCTGAATAAACCAGAGGAGTCAAGAGATGCTTCTGAAAGGCTTGGATCAGACCACATAAAGA AGAAAAGTCAATTTCCAAAGCAAAAGAGCCATTCTACCAAGTGTGGAGAGAAAAGGAACATCAAGGTGGCTTCTTCTACGGCTAAGTGCGGTTCTTCTTTGAAATCGGGTGCCACAGTCTTTGTTTCTGCTTGTGGAGGGAACAACTTCTTTG GGTTATATGGTCTGAAGCATGATATTCATGATGTGACAAAACTTATGGATGTGCCATCGTTGGATGGACTGCTTAGGGGAACTTTTGACTGCCTTAGTTTGAGTGAAGATGTAAGGAAGAAGACATCAAATACAAGTGGAAGTATTTTTGATTCAGTTAGAAAGGCTTGCTCACTCCTTCAGTTACCAAAGTCTGTCCAATCCAAAAATATGGATCACATTGATAGTTCCTTCTACAAGATGTCTGATAGCCAAATGAGTTTATTTAGTGCTGTAGAAAGTAATGGTATCAAGGATAAAGAGCAGTCTTGCCCATCAGACATGTCTGCATGCCACAAG GATCTTTGTACTGAAAACAAAAACTCCTCCAGTCTACTTGACTTTCCATTATATCAACCGAAGGATGTCATGGAACGGATTGCAGTCCCTCGATCCCAGGACTTGGATTCTTTGCTCCTTGATGAGTCCAAGCCTGTTGTTCCAAAAAAGAATAGTAATAATCTACGTTCTGGCAAGCAGGTGTCCGATCAACCAAGCTTGCCAACTTTCCCATGGTCACATGCTTTTGGAAGCCATTCTAGAACTAATTCAGACATAGGTAAGTTATCAACAAGTAGAAGCACGTGTCAAGGTAAATGGGCACGGATAGGTTCAATTGCTAGCTCTACTGATATCGGTCGTGGTTGTTTTACAAACCTTGATTCATTCAGTTATGATCAGAGCCTTGTTCCTTCAACCAGTAGTTCAAGCCATAAAGATTGCCCATCTTTATTTGCTATTCTTCCTTTCTGTCAGTGGAATTCCTCATCTTCTGTAACACGTCCTAAAGGTTTCGAGGCTACTACAG ATGGGCACTGTCCAAGATTATTAGAAGCTGCGGAAATTCTGTGTGAAATGGCAACGAACTCTCGAGGACAGAACCCATATGGAATCATGAGATCACAAAAGAAAACTTTACATAAGAACATGAAAGGTAAAAACTTGAAGCCAACTGCAAACCATGAAGAAATGTCTTCAGCACCAACTTCAGTTGTTGGATCCAACCTCATGTCCAGATATGTTGACCCAATAATTCCTGCAAAAAAGCCACGGGTTTCCACAGTCGAGTACAGGAATGGTGTTCGTTCACATTATAATAACAAGGGACCCTATTCTTCAAAATCAAGTATGCCATTACCCAGTAAACCGGTTAGGGACTTGATTAAAGAAAACAAGCACTCGACAGCTACCATACTGAAGGAGCTTACTATGATGCACCCAACTAATCGGATTTTGGATAAGAGTAAGGCTTATGTTAGTCAATTCAAGGTTCAAAAATTAGGATTAGTGGATTGGAAACGGGGAAAGGACAAGTGA